The Streptomyces sp. HUAS CB01 genome has a segment encoding these proteins:
- a CDS encoding FHA domain-containing protein, which yields MPELVLELNGRTWTLDPSRSYTLGRDPQGDVVIDDARVSWRHATISWSGRGWVIEDHGSTNGTYVQGRRIHQLELGPGSALHLGNATDGPRLSLSGAEAGAYSAQGAAPQQAAQAQPAQQAPAQQGWAPQQAPRPQAAEQQWQQPAAQVPHQQGPRDHYVQKTPGGAAGAPPVHGDRSPTTFHQLSLGRVMRIGRALESDLVVSDLQVSRHHAEFHATPDGRFEIRDLGSHNGTYVNGQPLAKSGTALIGPNDTVGVGHSTFRLVGDRLEEFVDTGEVSFSARHLTVTVDGGKQILKDVSFGVPEKSLIAVIGPSGSGKSTLLKALTGYRPANQGDVLYDNRNLYKQFAELRQRIGLVPQDDILHKELTVNKALKYAAKLRFPADTTAAEREARIDEVLRELKLDIHKDKKVTSLSGGQRKRVSVALELLTKPSLIFLDEPTSGLDPGMDRDVMQLLRGLADDGRTVLVVTHSVAELAICDKLLVMAPGGSVAYFGPPEEALNFFGYETWADVFSAFENYRDYDWAGRWKGSQHYQMYAADIDAVAPQSVHMPPPQAIRPPKPQGWFSQLGTLVRRYVSVIVSDRGFLALMVVLPAVLGAVSLLIDPDKGLLPNGVNPQSGRVIPNGTATTVLLILAVGACFAGAANSVRELIKERVIYERERATGLSRSAYLMSKVIVLGMITVFQGALVGVIGFSSREIPEEGLVLGSATLLELSLPIMALGFTSMMFGLIISALVKTAEKTMPLLVMFAIVQVVFTGCLFILNGTVGVNEFSYLMPSRWAVAAAGATLDFNKISPNQDDPGNTDPLWDHEVGAWGMDMAALLALGALCGFFVARFLRRHEPEVMRK from the coding sequence GTGCCGGAACTCGTACTGGAATTGAACGGAAGGACCTGGACCCTCGATCCGTCCAGGTCGTACACCCTGGGGCGGGATCCCCAGGGTGATGTGGTCATCGACGACGCCCGGGTGTCGTGGCGGCACGCCACGATCAGCTGGAGCGGCCGCGGTTGGGTCATCGAGGACCACGGCAGCACCAACGGCACGTATGTGCAGGGCCGGCGGATCCACCAGCTGGAGCTCGGCCCCGGCTCCGCGCTGCACCTCGGCAACGCCACCGACGGCCCGCGGCTGAGCCTGTCCGGTGCCGAGGCCGGCGCGTACAGCGCGCAGGGAGCCGCCCCGCAGCAGGCCGCCCAGGCCCAGCCGGCGCAGCAGGCACCCGCGCAGCAGGGCTGGGCTCCGCAGCAGGCGCCCCGGCCCCAGGCCGCCGAGCAGCAGTGGCAGCAGCCCGCCGCCCAGGTGCCCCACCAGCAGGGCCCGCGCGACCACTACGTCCAGAAGACGCCCGGCGGTGCCGCGGGGGCCCCGCCGGTCCACGGGGACCGCAGCCCCACCACGTTCCACCAGCTGTCCCTGGGCCGCGTGATGCGCATCGGCCGTGCGCTGGAGAGCGACCTGGTCGTCTCCGACCTCCAGGTCTCGCGTCACCACGCCGAGTTCCACGCGACGCCCGACGGACGTTTCGAGATCCGCGACCTCGGCTCGCACAACGGCACGTACGTCAACGGTCAGCCGCTCGCCAAGTCCGGCACCGCGCTCATCGGCCCGAACGACACCGTCGGCGTCGGTCACTCGACGTTCCGCCTCGTCGGCGACCGCCTCGAGGAGTTCGTCGACACCGGTGAGGTCTCCTTCTCCGCCCGCCACCTCACCGTCACGGTCGACGGCGGCAAGCAGATCCTCAAGGACGTCTCCTTCGGCGTCCCGGAGAAGTCGCTCATCGCGGTCATCGGCCCCTCCGGCTCCGGAAAGTCGACCCTGCTCAAGGCACTGACGGGCTACCGTCCGGCCAACCAGGGCGATGTGCTCTACGACAACCGGAACCTGTACAAGCAGTTCGCCGAGCTGCGCCAGCGCATCGGTCTGGTCCCGCAGGACGACATCCTGCACAAGGAGCTGACCGTCAACAAGGCCCTCAAGTACGCGGCCAAGCTGCGTTTCCCGGCGGACACCACGGCCGCCGAGCGCGAGGCCCGCATCGACGAGGTGCTGCGCGAGCTCAAGCTCGACATCCACAAGGACAAGAAGGTCACCTCCCTCTCCGGCGGTCAGCGCAAGCGCGTCTCCGTCGCCCTGGAGCTGCTGACCAAGCCGTCGCTGATCTTCCTGGACGAGCCGACCTCCGGCCTCGACCCGGGCATGGACCGCGACGTCATGCAGCTGCTGCGCGGCCTCGCCGACGACGGCCGCACCGTCCTCGTCGTCACGCACTCCGTGGCCGAGCTGGCGATCTGCGACAAGCTGCTGGTGATGGCGCCCGGTGGCTCCGTGGCCTACTTCGGCCCGCCGGAGGAGGCGCTCAACTTCTTCGGCTACGAGACCTGGGCCGATGTGTTCTCCGCCTTCGAGAACTACCGCGACTACGACTGGGCGGGCCGCTGGAAGGGCTCGCAGCACTACCAGATGTACGCGGCGGACATCGACGCCGTCGCCCCGCAGTCGGTGCACATGCCGCCGCCGCAGGCGATCAGACCGCCGAAGCCGCAGGGCTGGTTCTCCCAGCTCGGCACGCTGGTCCGGCGCTATGTCTCGGTGATCGTCTCCGACCGGGGCTTCCTCGCGCTGATGGTGGTCCTGCCCGCCGTCCTCGGCGCGGTGAGCCTGCTGATCGACCCGGACAAGGGCCTGCTGCCCAACGGCGTCAACCCGCAGAGCGGCAGGGTCATCCCGAACGGCACGGCCACGACCGTGCTGCTGATCCTCGCGGTCGGTGCCTGCTTCGCCGGCGCGGCCAACTCGGTCCGCGAGCTGATCAAGGAACGGGTGATCTACGAGCGGGAGCGCGCGACCGGTCTGTCACGCTCCGCGTACCTGATGTCCAAGGTGATCGTCCTCGGCATGATCACGGTCTTCCAGGGCGCGCTGGTCGGCGTCATCGGGTTCTCCAGCCGGGAGATCCCCGAGGAGGGCCTGGTCCTCGGCTCGGCCACACTGCTGGAGCTCTCGCTGCCGATCATGGCGCTCGGCTTCACCTCGATGATGTTCGGCCTGATCATCTCGGCGCTGGTGAAGACCGCCGAGAAGACCATGCCGCTGCTCGTGATGTTCGCGATCGTCCAGGTCGTCTTCACCGGCTGCCTGTTCATCCTGAACGGCACGGTCGGCGTGAACGAGTTCTCGTACCTGATGCCGTCCCGCTGGGCGGTCGCCGCGGCCGGCGCGACGCTGGACTTCAACAAGATCAGCCCGAACCAGGACGACCCCGGCAACACCGATCCGCTCTGGGATCACGAGGTCGGCGCCTGGGGCATGGACATGGCCGCCCTGCTGGCGCTCGGTGCCCTGTGCGGCTTCTTCGTGGCCCGCTTCCTGCGCCGCCACGAGCCGGAGGTCATGCGCAAGTAG
- the serB gene encoding phosphoserine phosphatase SerB: MSASQPPQTPDVPTLLVKIFGKDRPGITAGLFDTLAAFSVDVVDIEQVVTRGRITLCALVTEPAAGTEGELRATVHSWAESLKLQAEIISGLGDNRPRGSGRSHVTVLGHPLTAESTAAIAARITGTGGNIDRIHRLAKYPVTAVEFAVSGCETEPLRTALATEAAEIGVDVAVVSAGLHRRAQRLVVMDVDSTLITDEVIELFAAHAGCEAEVAEVTAAAMRGELDFEQSLHARVALLAGLDASVVDKVRTEVRLTPGARTLIRTLKRLGFQVGVVSGGFTQVTDDLKERLGLDFASANTLEIVDGRLTGRVTGEIVDRAGKARLLRRFAAEAGVPLAQTVAIGDGANDLDMLNAAGLGVAFNAKPVVRKAADTAVNVPFLDAVLYLLGITREEVEAADAHED; encoded by the coding sequence ATGAGCGCATCGCAGCCCCCGCAGACGCCCGACGTCCCCACCCTGCTGGTGAAGATCTTCGGGAAGGACCGCCCCGGCATCACGGCCGGGCTCTTCGACACTCTCGCCGCCTTCTCGGTCGACGTCGTCGACATCGAGCAGGTCGTCACGCGGGGGCGCATCACCCTGTGCGCACTCGTCACCGAGCCGGCCGCCGGCACCGAGGGCGAACTGCGCGCCACCGTGCACAGCTGGGCCGAGTCGCTGAAGCTGCAGGCCGAGATCATCTCGGGCCTCGGCGACAACCGGCCCCGGGGCAGCGGGCGTTCGCACGTGACCGTGCTCGGGCATCCGCTGACCGCGGAGTCCACGGCAGCCATAGCGGCCAGGATCACCGGCACCGGCGGCAACATCGACCGTATCCACCGGCTGGCGAAGTATCCGGTCACCGCAGTGGAGTTCGCGGTCTCGGGCTGCGAGACCGAACCGCTGAGGACCGCTCTGGCGACGGAGGCGGCGGAGATCGGGGTGGACGTCGCGGTCGTCTCGGCCGGTCTCCACCGCCGGGCGCAGCGCCTGGTCGTCATGGACGTCGACTCGACGCTCATCACCGACGAGGTCATCGAGCTGTTCGCCGCGCACGCGGGCTGCGAGGCGGAGGTCGCGGAGGTCACGGCGGCGGCGATGCGCGGGGAGCTGGACTTCGAGCAGTCGCTGCACGCCCGGGTGGCGCTGCTGGCGGGCCTGGACGCGTCGGTGGTGGACAAGGTGCGCACGGAGGTACGGCTCACCCCCGGCGCACGCACCCTGATCCGCACGCTGAAGCGCCTGGGCTTCCAAGTCGGCGTGGTCTCGGGCGGGTTCACCCAGGTCACGGACGACCTCAAGGAGCGTCTGGGCCTCGACTTCGCCTCGGCGAACACGCTGGAGATCGTGGACGGCAGGCTGACCGGACGCGTCACCGGCGAGATCGTGGACCGGGCCGGCAAGGCGCGGCTGCTGCGCCGTTTCGCGGCGGAGGCCGGGGTGCCGCTCGCCCAGACCGTGGCGATCGGCGACGGCGCCAACGACCTGGACATGCTGAACGCGGCCGGACTCGGCGTCGCCTTCAACGCCAAGCCCGTGGTCCGCAAGGCCGCGGACACGGCCGTCAACGTGCCCTTCCTGGACGCGGTGCTGTATCTGCTCGGGATCACCCGCGAAGAGGTCGAGGCCGCGGACGCCCACGAGGACTGA
- a CDS encoding SixA phosphatase family protein, which produces MSADTPRRIVLLRHAKADWPQVSDHERPLADRGRMDAPVAGRKLADTGIPFDLALCSTATRTRETWKLAVHELPERPRTVYEERLYEASLGDLLALLNETPDEVTELLLIGHNPGMHALADALSGKAEGDALQRMNRGGFPTAAFAVVGFSGSWKSVEHGVGTLLDYWAPHD; this is translated from the coding sequence ATGAGCGCCGATACACCGCGAAGGATCGTCCTACTCCGCCATGCGAAGGCCGACTGGCCCCAGGTGTCCGACCACGAGCGGCCGCTCGCCGACCGTGGCCGCATGGACGCCCCCGTCGCCGGACGCAAGCTCGCCGACACCGGTATCCCCTTCGACCTCGCCCTGTGCTCGACCGCGACGAGGACCCGCGAGACCTGGAAGCTCGCGGTCCACGAGTTGCCCGAGCGGCCCAGGACCGTGTACGAGGAGCGGCTCTACGAGGCGTCCCTAGGAGATCTGCTCGCGCTGCTCAACGAGACCCCGGACGAGGTCACCGAGCTGCTGCTCATCGGCCACAACCCCGGGATGCACGCCCTCGCCGACGCCCTCTCGGGCAAGGCGGAGGGCGACGCCCTGCAGCGGATGAACCGCGGCGGCTTCCCGACCGCGGCGTTCGCGGTGGTCGGCTTCTCCGGCTCCTGGAAGTCCGTCGAGCACGGCGTGGGCACGCTCCTCGACTACTGGGCCCCGCACGACTGA
- a CDS encoding SGM_5486 family transporter-associated protein — protein sequence MPVLDPNPPNGQKKLLLVFGTMIGITVIIGIIASIASP from the coding sequence ATGCCTGTGCTCGACCCGAACCCCCCGAACGGCCAGAAGAAGCTCCTGCTCGTCTTCGGCACGATGATCGGCATCACTGTGATCATCGGCATCATCGCCTCGATCGCCTCGCCCTGA
- a CDS encoding CynX/NimT family MFS transporter → MPDETQTLSPAATAVRTPADSSVSRGGKPPAWVLRLVVAGLVLAALNLRPAITSLGALLEEVQNGLHMSGSVAGVLTSVPPLCFAVFGLAAPRLAQRFGAAAVVCAGMVAITAGLALRPFAGGTAAFLAASALALMGIAVSNVLMPVIVKRWFPDRIGSVTGLYSMALSLGTAVAAAATVPMTRALGGGWRTGLAVWAALAATAVLPWIPLVRHRGTDTAPPTTGARATGTTAQAPGTVRAAGTAQIPGTGRAAGTAQAPGTVRAAGTAQIPGTARGGAPRVARSRTAWALACFFGLQATGAYITMGWMPQIFRDAGVPAGTAGVLLAVTMVMGVPLAFVIPRLAARLRTQGPIVLALGLCGLTGYTGLFLAPAAGAWAWALLLGISNCAFPLALTMIGMRSRTGAGVVRLSAFAQSTGYLISIPGPLLVGVLYQHSGGWGLPLALMAGLIVPQMAAGVLAGRDRTIEDEAGMRH, encoded by the coding sequence ATGCCGGACGAGACCCAGACCCTGAGCCCCGCCGCCACGGCGGTCCGTACTCCCGCCGATTCTTCCGTCTCCCGCGGCGGAAAGCCGCCGGCCTGGGTCCTCCGGCTCGTCGTCGCCGGTCTCGTGCTTGCCGCACTCAACCTCCGGCCCGCCATCACCAGCCTCGGCGCCCTCCTGGAGGAGGTCCAGAACGGCCTCCACATGAGCGGCAGCGTGGCCGGGGTGCTCACCTCCGTGCCCCCGCTCTGTTTCGCCGTCTTCGGGCTCGCCGCACCCAGGCTCGCCCAGCGCTTCGGGGCCGCGGCGGTGGTCTGCGCGGGCATGGTGGCCATCACCGCGGGGCTGGCGCTCCGCCCCTTCGCCGGCGGCACCGCGGCGTTCCTCGCCGCCAGTGCGCTCGCGCTCATGGGCATCGCCGTCAGCAACGTGCTGATGCCGGTGATCGTCAAGCGCTGGTTCCCCGACCGCATCGGCAGCGTCACCGGTCTGTACTCCATGGCGCTGTCCCTCGGCACCGCGGTCGCCGCGGCCGCGACCGTGCCCATGACCCGGGCGCTGGGCGGCGGTTGGCGTACCGGTCTGGCCGTCTGGGCCGCGCTCGCCGCCACCGCCGTACTGCCGTGGATCCCCCTGGTCCGCCACCGCGGTACGGACACCGCGCCCCCCACCACGGGCGCGCGCGCCACCGGCACGACCGCGCAGGCCCCCGGGACGGTACGCGCAGCAGGGACCGCGCAGATCCCCGGGACGGGACGCGCAGCAGGGACCGCGCAGGCCCCCGGGACGGTACGCGCAGCAGGGACCGCGCAGATCCCCGGGACGGCACGGGGCGGCGCCCCGCGTGTCGCCCGCAGCCGTACCGCCTGGGCCCTCGCCTGCTTCTTCGGTCTCCAGGCCACCGGCGCGTACATCACCATGGGCTGGATGCCGCAGATCTTCCGCGACGCCGGGGTCCCGGCCGGCACCGCGGGCGTGCTGCTCGCGGTGACCATGGTCATGGGCGTTCCGCTCGCCTTCGTGATCCCCCGGCTCGCCGCCCGGCTGAGGACGCAGGGCCCGATCGTCCTCGCGCTCGGGCTGTGCGGACTGACCGGCTACACGGGGCTGTTCCTCGCCCCCGCCGCCGGAGCCTGGGCCTGGGCGCTGCTGCTCGGCATCTCCAACTGCGCCTTCCCGCTCGCGCTGACCATGATCGGAATGCGCTCCCGTACCGGCGCCGGGGTCGTCCGGCTGTCGGCCTTCGCGCAGAGCACCGGTTATCTGATCTCCATCCCCGGACCCCTGCTCGTCGGCGTCCTCTACCAGCACAGCGGCGGCTGGGGCCTCCCGCTCGCGCTGATGGCGGGACTGATCGTGCCGCAGATGGCCGCCGGCGTCCTCGCGGGCCGGGACCGCACGATCGAGGACGAAGCGGGGATGCGACACTGA
- a CDS encoding FadR/GntR family transcriptional regulator — translation MALTSPRRSALSDQVITELRNQITSGEWPVGSRIPTEPELVEQLGVARNTVREAVRALAHNGLLDIRQGSGTYVVATSELAGVMHRRFAGADPRHVAELRSTLESSAARLAAERRTEKDMKQLDALLARREEAWESGDAERFVAADATFHLAVVAASHNDVLTALYADLGDLLRDWLRDDVGRELRPENHMDHGRLLEAIRAHDGGTAAAEAASYPFQCLRGGV, via the coding sequence ATGGCACTGACCTCTCCCCGGCGTTCCGCCCTCTCGGACCAGGTGATCACCGAGCTGCGGAACCAGATCACCTCGGGCGAGTGGCCGGTGGGCTCACGGATCCCGACCGAGCCGGAACTGGTCGAGCAGCTGGGTGTCGCCCGCAACACCGTCCGCGAGGCGGTCCGGGCGCTGGCGCACAACGGGCTGCTGGACATCCGCCAGGGCTCCGGGACCTATGTGGTCGCCACCAGCGAACTGGCCGGGGTCATGCACCGCAGGTTCGCCGGCGCCGATCCCCGCCACGTCGCCGAGCTGCGCTCCACGCTGGAGTCCTCGGCGGCCCGGCTGGCCGCGGAACGGCGTACCGAGAAGGATATGAAGCAGCTGGACGCGCTGCTGGCCCGGCGGGAGGAGGCGTGGGAGTCGGGGGACGCCGAGCGGTTCGTCGCCGCCGACGCCACCTTCCACCTGGCCGTCGTCGCCGCCTCCCACAACGACGTGCTGACCGCGCTCTACGCCGACCTGGGCGATCTGCTGCGCGACTGGCTGCGGGACGACGTGGGCCGGGAACTGCGCCCCGAGAACCACATGGACCACGGCCGGCTGCTGGAGGCGATCCGCGCCCACGACGGCGGGACGGCGGCCGCCGAGGCGGCGAGCTACCCGTTCCAGTGCCTGCGCGGCGGGGTGTGA
- the fabI gene encoding enoyl-ACP reductase FabI, whose product MSGILAGKRILITGVLMESSIAFHAAKLAQEQGAEIILTAFPRPTLTERIARKLPKPTKVIELDVTNDEHLGRLADIVREELGGLDGVVHSIGFAPQDALGGNFLNTPFESVATAMHVSAFSLKSLTMACLPLFPQEGASVVGLTFDAQFAWPQYDWMGPAKAALEATSRYVARDLGKQNVRCNLISAGPLGSMAAKSIPGFGDLADVWNHRSPLEWDMADPEPTGRGIVALLSDWFPKTTGEIIHVDGGVHMMGA is encoded by the coding sequence ATGAGTGGAATCCTCGCCGGCAAGCGCATTCTCATCACCGGTGTGCTGATGGAGTCCTCCATCGCCTTCCACGCCGCGAAGCTGGCCCAGGAGCAGGGTGCGGAGATCATCCTGACCGCCTTCCCCCGGCCCACGCTGACCGAGCGCATCGCCAGGAAGCTCCCGAAGCCGACCAAGGTCATCGAGCTCGACGTCACCAACGACGAGCACCTCGGCCGTCTCGCCGACATCGTGCGCGAGGAGCTGGGCGGTCTGGACGGCGTCGTCCACTCCATCGGCTTCGCGCCGCAGGACGCGCTCGGCGGCAACTTCCTCAACACGCCGTTCGAGTCCGTGGCGACCGCCATGCACGTGTCCGCGTTCTCGCTGAAGTCGCTGACCATGGCCTGTCTGCCGCTGTTCCCGCAGGAAGGCGCCTCGGTGGTCGGTCTGACCTTCGACGCCCAGTTCGCCTGGCCGCAGTACGACTGGATGGGTCCGGCGAAGGCCGCGCTGGAGGCCACCTCCCGCTACGTGGCCCGTGACCTCGGCAAGCAGAACGTCCGCTGCAACCTGATCTCGGCGGGCCCGCTCGGCTCGATGGCCGCGAAGTCCATCCCGGGCTTCGGCGACCTCGCGGACGTGTGGAACCACCGCTCCCCGCTGGAGTGGGACATGGCCGACCCGGAGCCCACCGGCCGCGGCATCGTCGCGCTGCTGTCCGACTGGTTCCCGAAGACCACGGGCGAGATCATCCACGTCGACGGTGGCGTGCACATGATGGGTGCGTAA
- the fabG gene encoding 3-oxoacyl-[acyl-carrier-protein] reductase, which yields MSRSVLVTGGNRGIGLAIARAFAEAGDKVAITYRSGEPPAELAELGCLPVRCDITDAEQVEQAYKEIEEKHGPVEVLVANAGVTRDQLLMRMSEEDFVTVLDTNLTGTFRVVKRANRGMLRAKKGRVVLISSVVGLLGSAGQANYAASKAGLVGFARSLARELGSRNITFNVVAPGFVDTDMTKVLTDEQRAGIVSQVPLGRYAQPQEIAAAVRFLASDDASYITGAVIPVDGGLGMGH from the coding sequence TTGAGCCGCTCGGTTCTCGTCACCGGAGGAAACCGGGGCATCGGCCTCGCCATCGCCCGCGCTTTCGCCGAGGCCGGAGACAAGGTCGCGATCACGTACCGGTCCGGTGAGCCACCGGCGGAACTGGCCGAGCTGGGCTGCCTGCCGGTCCGCTGCGACATCACCGACGCCGAACAGGTGGAGCAGGCCTACAAGGAGATCGAGGAGAAGCACGGTCCCGTGGAGGTGCTCGTCGCGAACGCCGGCGTCACCAGGGACCAGCTGCTGATGCGGATGTCCGAGGAGGACTTCGTCACCGTCCTCGACACCAACCTCACCGGCACCTTCCGCGTCGTGAAGCGTGCCAACCGCGGCATGCTCCGCGCCAAGAAGGGCCGCGTCGTCCTGATCTCCTCGGTGGTCGGGCTGCTCGGTTCGGCGGGTCAGGCCAACTACGCCGCCTCCAAGGCCGGGCTGGTCGGCTTCGCGCGGTCCCTCGCCCGCGAGCTCGGATCGCGGAACATCACCTTCAACGTCGTCGCGCCCGGCTTCGTCGACACCGACATGACCAAGGTGCTCACCGACGAGCAGCGCGCGGGCATCGTCTCGCAGGTCCCGCTCGGCCGTTACGCGCAGCCGCAGGAGATCGCCGCAGCGGTGCGGTTCCTCGCCTCCGACGACGCCTCGTACATCACTGGAGCCGTCATCCCGGTTGACGGCGGATTGGGCATGGGTCACTGA
- a CDS encoding TldD/PmbA family protein: protein MAHSIDEAFTALPLRALADAALARARALGAEHADFRLERVRSAAWRLRDAKPAGSSDTTDLGYAVRVVHGGAWGFASGVDPTMDGAARVAGQAVAMAKLSAKVIAAAGSGERVELADEPVHADRTWISSYETDPFDVPDEEKSALLADWSARLLRADGVAHVDASLLTVHENKFYADTAGTVTTQQRVRLHPQLTAVAVDETTGEFDSMRTIAPPVGRGWEYLTGTGWDWDSELEEIPELLAAKMRAPSVEAGTYDLVVDPSNLWLTIHESIGHATELDRALGYEAAYAGTSFATFDKLGKLRYGSPVMNVTGDRTAEHGLATIGYDDEGVEAQSWDLVKDGTLVGYQLDRRIARLTGLGRSNGCAFADSPSHVPVQRMANVSLRPEPGGLSTEDLIGGVERGIYVVGDRSWSIDMQRYNFQFTGQRFYRIENGRLAGQLRDVAYQATTTDFWGSMEKVGGPQTYVLGGAFNCGKAQPGQVAAVSHGCPSALFRGVNILNTTQEAGR, encoded by the coding sequence GTGGCTCATTCCATCGACGAAGCCTTCACGGCGTTGCCGCTGCGGGCGCTCGCCGACGCCGCGCTCGCCAGGGCGCGGGCGCTCGGCGCCGAGCACGCCGACTTCCGGCTGGAGCGGGTGCGCAGCGCGGCATGGCGGCTGCGGGACGCCAAGCCCGCCGGCTCGTCGGACACCACCGACCTGGGGTACGCGGTCCGCGTCGTGCACGGCGGGGCCTGGGGGTTCGCGTCCGGTGTCGATCCGACCATGGACGGCGCGGCCCGGGTGGCGGGCCAGGCGGTGGCGATGGCGAAGCTGTCGGCGAAGGTGATCGCGGCCGCCGGCTCCGGCGAGAGGGTCGAGCTGGCCGACGAGCCGGTGCACGCGGACCGCACCTGGATCTCCTCGTACGAGACCGACCCCTTCGACGTCCCGGACGAGGAGAAGTCGGCGCTGCTGGCGGACTGGAGCGCACGGCTGCTGCGGGCGGACGGCGTGGCGCACGTGGACGCCTCGCTGCTGACCGTGCACGAGAACAAGTTCTACGCGGACACGGCGGGCACCGTCACCACGCAGCAGCGGGTGCGGCTGCATCCGCAGCTCACGGCCGTCGCCGTGGACGAGACCACGGGCGAGTTCGACTCGATGCGCACGATCGCGCCGCCGGTGGGCCGCGGCTGGGAGTACCTGACCGGCACCGGCTGGGACTGGGACTCGGAGCTGGAGGAGATCCCGGAGCTGCTGGCCGCCAAGATGCGCGCGCCGAGCGTCGAGGCGGGGACGTACGACCTGGTCGTGGACCCGTCGAACCTGTGGCTGACGATCCACGAGTCGATCGGGCACGCCACCGAGCTCGACCGGGCGCTGGGCTACGAGGCGGCGTACGCGGGCACGTCCTTCGCGACCTTCGACAAGCTCGGGAAGCTGCGCTACGGCTCGCCGGTGATGAACGTGACCGGGGACCGCACCGCGGAGCACGGGCTGGCGACGATCGGCTACGACGACGAGGGCGTCGAGGCGCAGAGCTGGGACCTGGTGAAGGACGGCACGCTCGTCGGCTACCAGCTCGACCGGCGCATCGCGCGCCTCACGGGCCTCGGCCGTTCCAACGGCTGCGCCTTCGCCGACTCGCCTTCGCACGTCCCGGTGCAGCGGATGGCGAACGTGTCGCTCCGGCCCGAACCGGGCGGGTTGTCGACGGAGGACCTGATCGGCGGGGTGGAGCGCGGCATCTACGTCGTCGGGGACCGGTCGTGGTCGATCGACATGCAGCGCTACAACTTCCAGTTCACCGGCCAGCGCTTCTACCGGATCGAGAACGGCCGGCTGGCGGGCCAGCTGCGCGACGTCGCCTACCAGGCGACGACGACGGATTTCTGGGGCTCGATGGAGAAGGTCGGGGGCCCGCAGACGTATGTCCTGGGAGGCGCCTTCAACTGCGGCAAGGCCCAGCCGGGCCAGGTCGCGGCCGTGTCGCACGGCTGCCCGTCCGCGCTGTTCCGCGGCGTCAACATCTTGAACACCACCCAGGAGGCCGGTCGATGA